The following DNA comes from Ornithinimicrobium avium.
GTGTCACGGCCGAAGCCCGCAGCGGTCTGCACCGCGCCCTCGCTCCAGCGGCGCCGCAGCCCGGCGTCGTGGAGCAGGTCGCGCAGCGTCCGGGTGAACTCCTCGGGGGTCTGGTAGCGACGACCGTTGTGGCCGTCCACCACGACGCCGTCCACGGAAGGGTCGTCGCGGCAGAGCACCGGCACACCGCTGGCCAGTGCCTCCAGGTAGGTCAGGCCCTGGGTCTCGCTGCGAGAGCCGGAGACGAAGACGTCCGCCAGACGGTAGAACTCCGGGACCCGGGTGGGCTCGATGGCCCCGACGAAGCGCACCCGCGGCGTCAGGCCCAGACGGTCGACCTGGCGACGCAGCGCTCCCGCCTGCGGCCCGTCCCCGGCGACGACCAGCTGCCACGGCTCGTCGACGCTGGCCAGCAGGTCGATGACCTCGGCGGTCCTCTTCTCCACGGCCAGCCGCCCGAGGCTCAGGACGACAGGCACGCCGGGTGCCAGGTCGAGGGAGGCGCGAAGGTCCGCCGAGCCGGGACCGGGGGTGAAACGGGTGAGGTCGATACCGGTGGGGACCACGCGGACCGGGGCGCGCACGCCATACCCGTGCAGGAGGTCCTGGATCTTGGCGGTGGGGGCGATGACCAGGTCGGTGCGGTTGAGCGTGCCACGGGCGAACCGGGCGCACAGGGCGCGGCCGGCGCGCTCGTGGGGGAAGAAGTAGTGGGTGTAGTCGGCGTAGAGCGTGTGGTAGGTGTGCACGTGCGGGACCGTCAG
Coding sequences within:
- a CDS encoding glycosyltransferase, encoding MNVPPRRHARPRRILLLTDSYRPTVNGVVASIEELHRGLVEAGHEVRVLTVGPTRRTTFDGEVYRLPSLDASHIYPHARLGRPVDRGLFADLVAWRPEILHSHTEFAAFWWARRLANRLTVPHVHTYHTLYADYTHYFFPHERAGRALCARFARGTLNRTDLVIAPTAKIQDLLHGYGVRAPVRVVPTGIDLTRFTPGPGSADLRASLDLAPGVPVVLSLGRLAVEKRTAEVIDLLASVDEPWQLVVAGDGPQAGALRRQVDRLGLTPRVRFVGAIEPTRVPEFYRLADVFVSGSRSETQGLTYLEALASGVPVLCRDDPSVDGVVVDGHNGRRYQTPEEFTRTLRDLLHDAGLRRRWSEGAVQTAAGFGRDTFVDAICAAYDRARGPVGTARWAA